In Paroedura picta isolate Pp20150507F chromosome 6, Ppicta_v3.0, whole genome shotgun sequence, one genomic interval encodes:
- the HJURP gene encoding Holliday junction recognition protein isoform X1: MATRAGGEAWGKEERDGQRRHSRRKEGRVPYKRRDSESSFSFMDELLRRSTYRFALSISSIVEKYNFPFEDDKLISMNSLMYDTPDGPKPWGDESEEENINDLDKTSKNLTEEEQFMSSCEDSPSGTDFPDNSEMSSIKRYLDNMHLKDNINLVCHSGAVMDILVNDDAYTVLESPMILRKESKNVQEESTFQEPVNESLHGFRAVVPRKQEHNGHSASMSLQLFNSTAKDSADDIVASGNLSIRNSEKTGHNSFLETYESADEHCSWNNITIADLYPEMVKMLSRLMHKVPHKASSRSQIKRYGYGYWHPKKPKFNTATEKVRKFKPLKQNCILATTRENEKCKSHMENSGINRLLGNGSSQMNHTLLSESSVTSPAYCSADGMKMDSSDTEDYSYVERVRQNGIGATIFPNKLSGRNIFHLKSPSGFPSSSECERKGQQFEEHCVLCPDDPGATSDLMEGDETGVARIKSYKAPAYLNLSLRSNTNPHLPANKSSPLKSPCRNHEIKIFPTSGALRRVQSFSQFLVNHSRIKVQQESNDAFEKMYKELCGPSLQKSFRSSNICTNPTQYGDKLLKPEWSDWTKFHQKSNKSGEMYVRSVSEGFPKNSTFLRAARLKKYEGVQVSHTVNALVNSPVRTLPTVNRTKRTANFSNEGFQSSPVKRLKNISESFSSRVHKKLPDWENIELDKSGMSLSLYSPNSSKWPSKKSSSGFPVSSNRTFLVRPSTYMHESGIANDYEYIPKLLQSCDALKRMQSCSRGASKKLNYNEGRTRDAYMKELVCKNYQGSFSEEWGDEMW; this comes from the exons ATGGCGACGCGAGCGGGCGGGGAAGCGTGGGGGAAAGAGGAGCGTGACGGGCAACGGCGACACTCGCGGCGGAAAGAGGGGCGAGTCCCGTACAAGCGCCGCGACTCAGAGAGCAGCTTCAGCTTCATGGACGAGCTCCTCAGGAGGAGCACCTACCGCTTTGCCTTGTCCATCTCCAGCATTGTGGAGAAG TACAACTTTCCTTTTGAAGACGATAAGCTTATCTCCATGAATTCACTGATGTATGATACACCTGATG GACCAAAACCTTGGGGTGACGAATCTGAAGAAGAAAACATAAATGATCTAGACAAGACAtccaaaaat TTAACGGAAGAAGAACAGTTCATGAGCTCATGTGAAGATAGTCCATCTGGTACAG ATTTCCCAGACAATTCTGAGATGTCATCCATTAAAAGATATTTGGATAATATGCACCTCAAG GACAATATTAATCTTGTCTGCCATTCTGGAGCTGTAATGGATATACTAGTGAATGATGATGCCTACACTGTGTTGGAGTCACCTATG ATTTTAAGGAAAGAATCAAAGAATGTTCAAGAAGAGTCTACTTTTCAAGAGCCGGTGAATGAATCCTTACATG GTTTCCGTGCTGTGGTTCCAAGGAAGCAAGAACATAATGGGCATTCTGCATCTATGTCTCTCCAGTTATTCAACTCTACCGCTAAGGATTCAGCAGATGACATAGTTGCATCTGGCAATCTGTCCATTCGGAATAGTGAAAAAACTGGCCATAATAGCTTTTTGGAAACTTATGAGTCTGCAGATGAACATTGTTCTTGGAATAATATTACAATAGCAGACTTGTATCCAGAAATGGTTAAGATGCTTAGCAGGCTTATGCATAAAGTGCCCCATAAAGCCTCTTCCCGTTCTCAGATCAAACGGTATGGATACGGGTACTGGCACCCCAAAAAACCAAAGTTTAACACAGCTACCGAAAAAGTGAGGAAATTcaagccattaaaacaaaattgtaTCCTGGCAACTACAAGAGAAAATGAGAAGTGTAAATCGCATATGGAGAACAGTGGAATAAATAGACTTTTAGGGAATGGCAGCAGTCAAATGAACCATACATTGCTCAGTGAATCTAGTGTGACCTCTCCTGCATACTGCAGTGCAGATGGAATGAAAATGGACTCCTCTGATACCGAAGATTACTCCTATGTTGAGAGAGTTAGGCAGAATGGCATAGGAGCTACCATTTTTCCTAACAAACTTTCTGGAAGAAATATATTTCATCTTAAAAGTCCATCAGGGTTCCCTTCGTCTTCAGAGTGTGAAAGAAAGGGTCAGCAATTTGAAGAGCATTGTGTTCTTTGCCCTGATGATCCAGGAGCAACATCTGATTTGATGGAAGGAGATGAAACTGGGGTGGCAAGGATTAAATCATACAAGGCTCCAGCGTATTTAAATTTATCTTTGAGAAGTAACACAAATCCACATTTGCCAGCAAACAAGTCTTCTCCACTGAAATCCCCGTGCAGAAATCATGAGATTAAAATTTTCCCTACAAGTGGTGCACTACGGCGAGTTCAGTCCTTTTCACAGTTTCTTGTTAATCACAGTCGCATCAAAGTTCAGCAGGAATCCAACGATGCATTTGAAAAGATGTACAAAGAACTGTGTGGTCCATCATTGCAGAAATCATTTAGGTCTTCAAACATATGCACCAACCCAACACAGTATGGTGACAAGCTGTTAAAACCTGAATGGAGTGATTGGACAAAGTTTCATCAGAAATCTAACAAGTCTGGAGAGATGTATGTTAGATCAGTTTCTGAAGGATTTCCAAAGAACTCTACGTTTTTGAGAGCTGCAAGATTAAAGAAATATGAAGGAGTACAAGTATCTCACACAGTAAATGCCCTAGTCAATTCTCCTGTACGAACTCTACCTACAGTTAACAGAACTAAAAGAACAGCAAATTTTTCTAATGAAGGTTTTCAGTCTTCGCCTGTAAAAAGACTAAAGAATATATCTGAGAGCTTTTCTTCTAGAGTACACAAGAAACTACCAGACTGGGAGAATATCGAGCTTGATAAATCTGGCATGAGTCTCTCATTGTATTCTCCTAATTCAAGCAAATGGCCTTCAAAAAAATCA AGTTCTGGATTTCCTGTTTCTTCAAATCGCACCTTTCTGGTTAGACCAAGCACTTATATGCATG AATCCGGGATTGCAAATGACTATGAATACATTCCCAAGTTGTTGCAGAGTTGTGATGCTCTCAAAAGGATGCAAAGTTGTTCAAGAGG
- the HJURP gene encoding Holliday junction recognition protein isoform X2: MSSIKRYLDNMHLKDNINLVCHSGAVMDILVNDDAYTVLESPMILRKESKNVQEESTFQEPVNESLHGFRAVVPRKQEHNGHSASMSLQLFNSTAKDSADDIVASGNLSIRNSEKTGHNSFLETYESADEHCSWNNITIADLYPEMVKMLSRLMHKVPHKASSRSQIKRYGYGYWHPKKPKFNTATEKVRKFKPLKQNCILATTRENEKCKSHMENSGINRLLGNGSSQMNHTLLSESSVTSPAYCSADGMKMDSSDTEDYSYVERVRQNGIGATIFPNKLSGRNIFHLKSPSGFPSSSECERKGQQFEEHCVLCPDDPGATSDLMEGDETGVARIKSYKAPAYLNLSLRSNTNPHLPANKSSPLKSPCRNHEIKIFPTSGALRRVQSFSQFLVNHSRIKVQQESNDAFEKMYKELCGPSLQKSFRSSNICTNPTQYGDKLLKPEWSDWTKFHQKSNKSGEMYVRSVSEGFPKNSTFLRAARLKKYEGVQVSHTVNALVNSPVRTLPTVNRTKRTANFSNEGFQSSPVKRLKNISESFSSRVHKKLPDWENIELDKSGMSLSLYSPNSSKWPSKKSSSGFPVSSNRTFLVRPSTYMHESGIANDYEYIPKLLQSCDALKRMQSCSRGASKKLNYNEGRTRDAYMKELVCKNYQGSFSEEWGDEMW; encoded by the exons ATGTCATCCATTAAAAGATATTTGGATAATATGCACCTCAAG GACAATATTAATCTTGTCTGCCATTCTGGAGCTGTAATGGATATACTAGTGAATGATGATGCCTACACTGTGTTGGAGTCACCTATG ATTTTAAGGAAAGAATCAAAGAATGTTCAAGAAGAGTCTACTTTTCAAGAGCCGGTGAATGAATCCTTACATG GTTTCCGTGCTGTGGTTCCAAGGAAGCAAGAACATAATGGGCATTCTGCATCTATGTCTCTCCAGTTATTCAACTCTACCGCTAAGGATTCAGCAGATGACATAGTTGCATCTGGCAATCTGTCCATTCGGAATAGTGAAAAAACTGGCCATAATAGCTTTTTGGAAACTTATGAGTCTGCAGATGAACATTGTTCTTGGAATAATATTACAATAGCAGACTTGTATCCAGAAATGGTTAAGATGCTTAGCAGGCTTATGCATAAAGTGCCCCATAAAGCCTCTTCCCGTTCTCAGATCAAACGGTATGGATACGGGTACTGGCACCCCAAAAAACCAAAGTTTAACACAGCTACCGAAAAAGTGAGGAAATTcaagccattaaaacaaaattgtaTCCTGGCAACTACAAGAGAAAATGAGAAGTGTAAATCGCATATGGAGAACAGTGGAATAAATAGACTTTTAGGGAATGGCAGCAGTCAAATGAACCATACATTGCTCAGTGAATCTAGTGTGACCTCTCCTGCATACTGCAGTGCAGATGGAATGAAAATGGACTCCTCTGATACCGAAGATTACTCCTATGTTGAGAGAGTTAGGCAGAATGGCATAGGAGCTACCATTTTTCCTAACAAACTTTCTGGAAGAAATATATTTCATCTTAAAAGTCCATCAGGGTTCCCTTCGTCTTCAGAGTGTGAAAGAAAGGGTCAGCAATTTGAAGAGCATTGTGTTCTTTGCCCTGATGATCCAGGAGCAACATCTGATTTGATGGAAGGAGATGAAACTGGGGTGGCAAGGATTAAATCATACAAGGCTCCAGCGTATTTAAATTTATCTTTGAGAAGTAACACAAATCCACATTTGCCAGCAAACAAGTCTTCTCCACTGAAATCCCCGTGCAGAAATCATGAGATTAAAATTTTCCCTACAAGTGGTGCACTACGGCGAGTTCAGTCCTTTTCACAGTTTCTTGTTAATCACAGTCGCATCAAAGTTCAGCAGGAATCCAACGATGCATTTGAAAAGATGTACAAAGAACTGTGTGGTCCATCATTGCAGAAATCATTTAGGTCTTCAAACATATGCACCAACCCAACACAGTATGGTGACAAGCTGTTAAAACCTGAATGGAGTGATTGGACAAAGTTTCATCAGAAATCTAACAAGTCTGGAGAGATGTATGTTAGATCAGTTTCTGAAGGATTTCCAAAGAACTCTACGTTTTTGAGAGCTGCAAGATTAAAGAAATATGAAGGAGTACAAGTATCTCACACAGTAAATGCCCTAGTCAATTCTCCTGTACGAACTCTACCTACAGTTAACAGAACTAAAAGAACAGCAAATTTTTCTAATGAAGGTTTTCAGTCTTCGCCTGTAAAAAGACTAAAGAATATATCTGAGAGCTTTTCTTCTAGAGTACACAAGAAACTACCAGACTGGGAGAATATCGAGCTTGATAAATCTGGCATGAGTCTCTCATTGTATTCTCCTAATTCAAGCAAATGGCCTTCAAAAAAATCA AGTTCTGGATTTCCTGTTTCTTCAAATCGCACCTTTCTGGTTAGACCAAGCACTTATATGCATG AATCCGGGATTGCAAATGACTATGAATACATTCCCAAGTTGTTGCAGAGTTGTGATGCTCTCAAAAGGATGCAAAGTTGTTCAAGAGG